A stretch of the Streptococcus himalayensis genome encodes the following:
- a CDS encoding DUF6287 domain-containing protein, protein MKKQWMTKSAMVLVAASLFLGACSNQTNRASGVDSSQAKVEQSSTKTSAKTNKNNTKASSSAMSQSGEETKSNTESQSATAKSAENEAAEKKEEATQSAASAIDVNALLNGDYSSIAGTWKDDEGHFVTFDANGPVSSSFPGDKKVKQESMQGHAVTAGVYIGSYGLLFEDDSENASAAWAVNVVPAGVASSYFKIVRDQDAIYMGQGVDMENHPYYRAN, encoded by the coding sequence ATGAAAAAACAATGGATGACAAAATCAGCGATGGTCTTGGTAGCAGCTTCACTTTTTCTTGGAGCTTGCTCTAATCAAACAAATCGGGCAAGTGGAGTAGATTCTAGTCAAGCAAAAGTAGAGCAATCTTCTACAAAAACGTCAGCAAAAACAAATAAAAATAATACAAAAGCTTCTAGCTCAGCGATGAGCCAATCAGGGGAAGAAACAAAGTCAAACACAGAAAGTCAATCAGCAACTGCCAAATCAGCTGAAAACGAAGCTGCAGAAAAAAAAGAAGAGGCAACTCAATCAGCTGCGAGTGCGATTGATGTCAATGCTCTTCTCAATGGGGACTATTCAAGTATTGCAGGAACTTGGAAAGACGATGAAGGTCATTTTGTCACCTTTGATGCTAACGGTCCCGTTTCATCCAGCTTTCCTGGTGATAAAAAAGTGAAGCAAGAGAGCATGCAAGGACATGCCGTGACAGCAGGTGTCTATATTGGATCTTACGGACTTCTATTTGAAGATGATTCAGAGAATGCTTCAGCAGCCTGGGCTGTGAATGTGGTACCAGCAGGCGTAGCGAGCTCTTACTTTAAGATTGTACGAGATCAAGATGCCATTTATATGGGACAAGGTGTGGACATGGAGAACCACCCTTACTATCGAGCAAATTAA